GAGGTTTGTTGCGCGGAACATGGCGCATAATGCCTGCCAGTAAGGATAAAGTCAGCAATAAATAAGCCGTTAAACCTGTTACCCGTATGAAAAACCAGATCCAGTTCAATGAGCCACCTCCAGTTTTTTATATAACGAGGAATTTCCGCCGATTGCAATTCTGTCATTCTCGAAATAAACAAAATAAGCAATGCAGGGGAAATTTCGATAGAGCAATGTTTTAGCCTCTTCATAAGGAAGGATGCAAAAGATTTTAGCTGCGGTTTCTGCCTCCATGACATTTTCAGCGATGACACTTGCCTGAAGTACCTCATTGTTGGCAAGCCTTCCGGTCCGTCCATTTAAAATATGGTGGTACTCCCTGCCGCCCATGTTCCACTTCCGAACATTTTTCCCAGACGTGGCAAGCGCACAGTTGGTCAGCTGCAGCCGGATCATATCCCTCCCCATTTGAATGGGATGTTCGATTCCTGCTTCCCGGGTGCCTGTCACCAGCAAATCTCCTCCTGCATTAATCAGCCAGCTCTCCTTTTCATCCACTAAGAACAGCTCCTTCATCCGATCGACAATAAA
This genomic stretch from Fictibacillus marinisediminis harbors:
- a CDS encoding FAD:protein FMN transferase, which produces MKFNAMNCTTQLDGMDMETKMHVKNEMLDFEQVASRFLPNKALEVINNAPLNVPVFLEEPLAELLEHSLRLARKTGYYVHPFGGDSMKAAGYAQSFEKGGKSSEKEMVSFITENQFNEPIDQLTKNCIIKKQPFSFDFGGFGKGFIVDRMKELFLVDEKESWLINAGGDLLVTGTREAGIEHPIQMGRDMIRLQLTNCALATSGKNVRKWNMGGREYHHILNGRTGRLANNEVLQASVIAENVMEAETAAKIFCILPYEEAKTLLYRNFPCIAYFVYFENDRIAIGGNSSLYKKLEVAH